ACTCTATATATATCTATAGTGAAACTCAATGTCAAAAGTATATATCTGGATAATTGATTTTAGTGTCAACTATTTGTGTGAATATTTATagattattgtattttatacaTACTTAGATTATAATTGAtatgatttaaacattttagAATAATTCATTTTGCATACTAGCTTACCTTGTCGtttcttttgtgttttttatgttttgtttgtttcttttgcatGATCACTTTATTTGGTAACATTGGGGAATAATCTTCGTTAACATATAGTTATATggtataaaaattttcaaaaactctaacttatttttagttattttatatttatttcttattatggttatttatttttaaaataataatattaatgatatatatatatatatatatatatatatatatatatatatatatatatatatataaagagagagagagaaagggttTGCTAAGTATGTAAGCTCTTTTTTCcgttggtatattttagcaaAGTGTATCAAGTTTCAATAGACAAAAAAAttctcatttataaaaaaaacatactttaaatacaagggtattttaataatttttatttttaatttaaaataaaaaaatataaaaaaatgagaaacacTCACCGAACCCTAACCCACCTTCCTcccttatccaatttgtttctctctcatcttcaTCCTCACTCTGACCCACACAAAGTCATTTACCACACCGTAATTTGTTGCTCTTACTGTTTGTCAccttaataacaaaataattgatcgtgttgatgttaattttttattagagagtcatgttatatctttttccttctcattattattaaattttgtttttaaattttagaagcaATAGTTTATCTTCAGGGAAGTTTGACTATTATGACTATTATGTGGCCTCCTTATTTGTGACTTCCTTTATTTGATGAGATTACAACCAAAAACCACATAATGCCATTAAAACAACACCTTAGTTGTCCTTTGTAGGTTTGAAACTtgcagaaaaagaaacaaaaatttgtGTGACGTAATTCAAACAAAAGTCCAAATTTCAATTtgataatatatgaaatattttggGAAGTTAGATGAAATAGATAACATCTAATCAGAATTTGGTAGCATAATAGCAAAGGACACATGTCTTCATGTCGCTATAATTCAGACCAACAAATGTGGTCTTTACAAAATATTACAGCACAAAGAATAATTGTTTTAGAGTTCCATAGGCATATGTAACGAAAACATAAACTTTAATTGTTATCCAATCTTAAAAGCTAACATATTTGACATTCATGATGATTGTGATGAATGTTTGACATACATGGATGATTGTGATTAATGAaggtataattaaaaaaaataactatcaTTTATTCTTTATGTACATAAGTGCatgataaataatgatattatgAGAATAATGTAGGAATGACAGCGAGAAGGttaaggttggagtgagagagaaaaggttAAGAGAAATGAGcgatgagagaggtgagtaagagtttgagtttttttttttttttttgaaaataaaaattatttaaatatcattgaccttaaaacttaaaatctatGATATATAAAGATTCTGTACCAGGGAGAACCGGGCGCCTAGGCGACGGGCGCCgcccaaaggacgcccatgTCACACCCGCCACAGACGAATGCTCGACCGCCCAAGTCTTGGCCGCCCAAGTAGGTACGGATTGAACCTAGACCGTACAAACTCTCCTACACCAGCTAATGTCCGGCGTCGCACGTATGGACGCCCATTAATGAGGTCGGCCGACCATCTCGGTGCCTACGCCGACCACCGGGGTAGAACCTCTGTCTctaagagaaactttgaagaactcacaaGGAATTCCATCACCACGAGACAGCGCCGCACTCTCCATGCTCACAAAAACTGTTCTACAGGATGACGCCGAGAGACGAACGTTTGGTATCatgaagtgccgggcgaccgcatagaagatcgtccgcccaacgaagtgccgggcgaccgcatagaagatcgtccacccaacgaagtgccgggcgaccgcatagaagatcgtccgcccaacgaagtgccgggcgaccgcataggagatcgtccgcccaacgaagtgtcgggcgaccgcatagaagatcgtccgcccaacgaagtgccgggcgaccgcataggagatcgtccgcccaacgaagtgtcgggcgaccgcataggggatcgtccgcccaatgtaGTGCCCGAGTCGTCCATAGGAAAGACGAACGCCCGTATCACTTGGGCGGACGCCCATATCACACTGACCGGCCAAATCACTAATCACTgtggctcaagtaaattgacctggtttagaggtaagtagaaattaggagctattgggctgattgggccgtgattaacctttcactaatcccaaagcccatagcgaaaactataaatacaggttcacggtgagtggtagataggttacattgaatgcacatttattgcTATCCCTTGAGAAAAGtcattgctctgaaactgactttggcatcggagaatcttttgtaggtctccacccctccggGTCAAGAGGAAAGTCAAAGCTTGGGAAGAAGATCCGCCATTGAGAGAAGATCGAAAGAAGGTTAGAAGGTTCATAACCGCACAGCCCTACACGTCCGAAACAGATTCTTTTATCTACTAAAACTTGGTAAActttactaaaatgtaccaactaaaaaaaacttatttacattaacaaacctatatatatatatatatatatatatatatatatatatatatatatatattaagacaATATGATTTCTTACTATTAACACATAAGATATAAGAAATTGCAAATATTATACATTTATCATAtcattgtaaaatttaattatatttcaagcTAAAATTACGTACATGATACATAATATCAGGTCAACTCAAATTTCAGTCATTAGCTTCCATTTATTCTGTTAATTTCTtaagtgaaaacaaaaaattcataaatgaatatgaattacattggttttttttattaaattttctaaGAATTATTACTTCCAacttataataatatagtttaattCAAAATGCCTTatacataaaaagaaatatcaaaCAACATTCATTTCTCtcattatttacaaataataatttattaaatgttactagataataatttaattattcctttacaaaattataaatccaTTTTAATAACATACCTACATACTATATACAATTATAACATTTACATCTACCTATACTTATaaactcatttatatatatatcttatctttcaaatatattattattaaaaaaaacacatatacGAAACAAAAAGCATGTGCGTATGCGGGGTCAGAAGACTAGTTGTTTATAAATTGcattttccatttatttatcataaaagtcaATATGcctaatttattttctctaattcaattgTCCGGCTTTGCGAAACCTGTCTGGTGGACGAAGTAGATCCAACAGATACCAAACAAACCATAGTATTTGAGACAATTTTTTTCACactcatttttaacattatttttcattacattttttttttctttacaaatataattttttttattacaatatgCATGAAATAAGTATAATGTATGTCAAAATATCGTTATTTCCCTTCTTTTTGTCACATTCTGTCCAATGAATGTGCATAACAGGGTTACAGCAGctgtcatcaaacacaatatgTCGCCAATTgccaaacaacaaacaaaaataaatcacattTTAGTTTTCAATTAAACTCAACTCACTTTTTATCTATTAGTATTGCTAACCATTGAATATATAATCTAGTGTCTCAATTTAATATAGTTATATAAAGAAATTGTTGAATAGattattatatgtaaaattatattaatgtaCTCACTAACAGTCATTCtcttataaattatcaatatatacatatatatatatataatacattttttattttatatataatacttaGTGTTTATCTgctaacattttttataaacaaaaaatagtttatatccAATTTAATCTGGCGAATAAATGCAGTGTAAAAGCAGAACCACAGATAAAACCAAATAAAGATAACATAGAATATGAAGATTCAGATCCATAATTTAGACACCTAGTATTTATTCTAGTAGTTGTACGTACTTGtccagaaaagaaaagaaaaacaaaaatgggtatttaagaaaaatactaattttattaaaaacacaaaaattattcaatataaaacccTCAAACATATCGATAAGCATTCAACATTGTTGGAGATGTTCTAGCATTGGAAACAgtagagaagagaaagaagaagagttaGAACTGCAGATATGGCCCAAGGAAGCGAAGGAGAGAAAAACAGAACCATGAAACGGATTCTTCTCATAATAAACTGTCTCTTACTCGCCGTCGGAACCGCCGGCGGCCCCCTCGTTATGCGTCTCTACTTCCTCCGTGGCGGCAACCGTGTCTGGCTTTCCAGCTTCCTCGAAACAGCCGGCTTCCCCTTCATGCTACTCCCCCTCGCCGTCTCTTACTTCCGCCGCCGCGCAGCGGCGGTAGCGGCGGGGACCGCTAAACCCAGTCCGGTCTCGATGAAACCCCCTCTCCTCGCGGCCTCCGTCTTCATCGGAGTCCTCACCGGCCTCGACGACTATCTCTACGCCTACGGCGTGGCGCGCCTCCCCGTGTCCACGTCATCACTCATCATCGCCACACAACTCGGCTTCACCGCCCTGTTCGCGTTCCTGCTGGTGCGCCAGAAGTTCACCTCGTACTCCGTGAACGCAGTAGTTTTGCTTACCGTCGGCGCCGGCGTTCTGGCGCTCCACAGCAGCGGAGACCGCCCCCCCGGCGAGTCTGTGAAGGCCTACGTGATGGGGTTCGTGATGACAGTAATCGCTGCAGCATTGTACGGCTTCGTGTT
This Vigna angularis cultivar LongXiaoDou No.4 chromosome 4, ASM1680809v1, whole genome shotgun sequence DNA region includes the following protein-coding sequences:
- the LOC108331057 gene encoding purine permease 1; this encodes MAQGSEGEKNRTMKRILLIINCLLLAVGTAGGPLVMRLYFLRGGNRVWLSSFLETAGFPFMLLPLAVSYFRRRAAAVAAGTAKPSPVSMKPPLLAASVFIGVLTGLDDYLYAYGVARLPVSTSSLIIATQLGFTALFAFLLVRQKFTSYSVNAVVLLTVGAGVLALHSSGDRPPGESVKAYVMGFVMTVIAAALYGFVLPMVELVYKKTKQPITYSLVMEIQFVMCFSATLFCLIGMIINNDFKVIPREAKTFKHGEVNYYVVLVGSAIIWQAFFLGAIGVIFCASSLFSGILIAVLLPVTEVLAVIFYKEKFQAEKGVSLFLSLWGMVSYFYGEIKHEKKMKKKKSSDMEATEMPEMGVIEK